The Atlantibacter hermannii genomic interval CTGCGCGCTACTTGATGAGAGCGTACTGAACCGCGACAGGCAGGACGATGGTTACCGTAAATGGCGCAGGGACCCGTTACAGGCGCGGTTTTTCAGCACTCTGAATGCGGGGGAAGAGCTGTGGGAGCTTATCCGTACTGTTTTACGTGAGCCTGCACCCGACAGCGCGGTACTGACCTGTCTTTACCGGACCCTGCAACTGGGCTTTGTCGGCCAGTACCGTGAGCAGGACGACGAGCGGCGGGAGGATGTGGTACGTGCGCTCGGCGAGCGCGTCCCGCCGTTTGCGCTAAGTGAGGATGCGCCAGTAGTGGTTCGGGCATCACGCCTGCGTAGCGGACGGCGGATGTACTGGCTGGGCTGGGCAGCAGGTATTGTGGTGCTGGCCGCGCTGTGGCTTATCTTCTCGTCATCTCTGGCGCAGATGGTGGCCCAAATTGCAGGGCAGGGTTAACGGATGCGCGTACTCTCCCGTGGTTTACTGACAGCGTTTGCCCTCCTTCTTGCGCTGTGGCTGGTGCTGGGATTCTGGCCGCTCTCTGCGAGCAGTCGCCTCGTACTGAGTCTGTGTATTCTGCTGGCGGGCGGTGTCGCGCTCTGGCGTCAGTGGCGGCAGCATCTGCACCGTCGGGCTATCAGTGAAACGATAACGGAGCACAGTCTGCCGCCAGAAGATTTTCAGGGCGCAGTGGTGCTGATCTGCGGCGATACCGCCTCCCTGTTTTCCGGTGATACGGGCTGGCGTGAAACCCGTCACGGCTGGTATCTGCGGGTACAGAGTGCCGAAGCACTGCCGCTGCTGGCGCAGCATCTGGCCGCCGTCCGCCCGGCACTGGTGTCTCAGGTTTCGGTCATGCTGGCGGTAACGCCGGAGACGCATGAGTCTGTGGAGGTATTTTCACAGGTCCTGCGTCACTGGCGGCGCAGTATTGTCCAGTGCCGGACATGGCTGAACGGCCTGCCGCCCGTCTGGAGTGTGCTCTGGGTGTCACCACCTGTTTACCATGCGGATGAGGCACTGTGGTTTACCGTCACGCCTGACCTGCCGGGGGTGCGTATACGGCAGAACGGTCATGTTGCTTTGCCAGTGACTGGCTGGCAACAGGAAGCTGCGGGGGATGATGCCCGTCTCGCTGCTGCACTGTGGCTCGACAGCGTGCTCAGGCTGAGTGGCTCGCTTCTCTTCCGGCCGCTCCGCATCCGGCAGGAGGAACTCCCCGTCTGTAATCTCTGTGCTGTTGGGGGCTGTCTGACTCCTGTCGCGGGTGTACCGGAAAACCTTTGGTCACGACAGATAGCAGGGACAACCACACTGCCTCCGTCAACATTGGCAGTAGATGACCTGTTGCCTCTACCGGATGTGCTGCTGGCGTCACTGCCCCGTCGTCACGGCGTGAGCCGCCGGATGCAGGATATTCGGCTGGCGGGTTCGATCTGCTTTGTCTTCCTCGCGCTGGCAATGCTGGCCTCCTTTATCAACAACCAGCGTCTGGTACGCAGCGTGAATGACCATCTTGCCATTTATCATCGTCTCAGCGGTACGCCGCCCGCGCCAAAGCAGCAGGCCCAGCAGCGCCTGCGTGTGGACAGCCATCTGCTTGACGAATGGCAGCGCCGCGGCGAGCCGCAGCGTTACGGGCTGGGTTTATACCAGGGGATGCGACTGATCCCCCTGGTTGAAGCGGCCATCAGTGACTGGGCGCCACCGCCGCCTCCGCGACCAGTGATTAAGAAAGTCGTGCAGGGGCCGCAGACCATCCGCCTTGACAGCATGTCGCTGTTCGACACCGGTAAATGGGTGCTGAAACCTGGCTCAACAAAGCTGCTGGTGAACTCGCTGGTGGGTATTAAGGCCAAACCCGGCTGGCTGATTGTGGTGGCGGGCCACACGGACAATACCGGCGACGACAAATCCAACCAGGTGCTTTCTCTTAAGCGTGCAGAGTCCGTCCGGGACTGGATGCGCGACACCGGGGACGTGCCGGAAAGTTGTTTCGCAGTGCAGGGTTATGGTGAAGAGCGCCCTGTCGCGACCAACGACACGCCGGAAGGTCGGGCGCTGAACCGCCGTGTCGAAATCAGTCTGGTGCCACAGGCGAACGCCTGCCAGTTGCCGGGCGAAACCCGCGCGCCATCACAGGATGATGGCGCTTCTTAAAATGGAAATACACAAGTCATTCGGGCTGCATCGCGGCGGTAACTGAACGCATCCCCGGGAGCATAGTTCACTATGTTAACGGCGCAAATGAAGGCAGCTAACTAAGAGGCAGCCTGAAGGACGACGTGTATAAAAGGAGTAATTAACATGGCAATACCTGTCTATCTGTGGCTGAAGGACGACGGCGGCGCGGACATCAAAGGGTCTGTGGACGTTAAGGACCGTGAGGGCAGCATCGAAGTGGTGGCGCAGGAACATAACCTGTACATCCCGACCGACAACAACACCGGCAAGCTGACCGGCACGCGTATCCACACGCCGTTCCTGTTCACCAAGGAAATCGACTCCTCCAGCCCCTATCTGTACAAGGCGGTGACCACCGGTCAGACCCTGAAGTCTGCCGAATTCAGGTGGTACAAAATCAACGACGCGGGCCAGGAAGTGGAGTACTTCAACACCAAACTGGAAAACGTGAAGGTGGTGAAGGTTGCGCCAAAAATGCACGACATCAAGGACCCGGCGTTCGAGAAGCACAACCATCTGGAACAGATTGAGCTGCGCTACGAAAAAATCACCTGGACCTGTAAAGA includes:
- a CDS encoding putative type VI secretion protein, coding for MNLNNLDLINKTFYPGWLMVSQLRSGQEIQDGDALYRRACRWVAEAREALTDGGYSAASCERMLYAYCALLDESVLNRDRQDDGYRKWRRDPLQARFFSTLNAGEELWELIRTVLREPAPDSAVLTCLYRTLQLGFVGQYREQDDERREDVVRALGERVPPFALSEDAPVVVRASRLRSGRRMYWLGWAAGIVVLAALWLIFSSSLAQMVAQIAGQG
- the oprF_1 gene encoding putative type VI secretion protein, which encodes MRVLSRGLLTAFALLLALWLVLGFWPLSASSRLVLSLCILLAGGVALWRQWRQHLHRRAISETITEHSLPPEDFQGAVVLICGDTASLFSGDTGWRETRHGWYLRVQSAEALPLLAQHLAAVRPALVSQVSVMLAVTPETHESVEVFSQVLRHWRRSIVQCRTWLNGLPPVWSVLWVSPPVYHADEALWFTVTPDLPGVRIRQNGHVALPVTGWQQEAAGDDARLAAALWLDSVLRLSGSLLFRPLRIRQEELPVCNLCAVGGCLTPVAGVPENLWSRQIAGTTTLPPSTLAVDDLLPLPDVLLASLPRRHGVSRRMQDIRLAGSICFVFLALAMLASFINNQRLVRSVNDHLAIYHRLSGTPPAPKQQAQQRLRVDSHLLDEWQRRGEPQRYGLGLYQGMRLIPLVEAAISDWAPPPPPRPVIKKVVQGPQTIRLDSMSLFDTGKWVLKPGSTKLLVNSLVGIKAKPGWLIVVAGHTDNTGDDKSNQVLSLKRAESVRDWMRDTGDVPESCFAVQGYGEERPVATNDTPEGRALNRRVEISLVPQANACQLPGETRAPSQDDGAS
- the hcpA_2 gene encoding putative type VI secretion protein, giving the protein MAIPVYLWLKDDGGADIKGSVDVKDREGSIEVVAQEHNLYIPTDNNTGKLTGTRIHTPFLFTKEIDSSSPYLYKAVTTGQTLKSAEFRWYKINDAGQEVEYFNTKLENVKVVKVAPKMHDIKDPAFEKHNHLEQIELRYEKITWTCKDGNIIHSDSWNERTTA